One uncultured Caproiciproducens sp. DNA segment encodes these proteins:
- a CDS encoding YbaK/EbsC family protein, producing MSTQKVKDYLKLFHMEERLHEFSVSSATVELAAQVLNVEEARIAKSISFHNDDDGCLIIVAAGDAKVDNSKFKAEFKTKAKMLALDEVEQLTGYQVGGVCPFGNPPCAKVYCDLSLKRFSKVFPAGGSASSCVELNCDELFTVSKSIKWVDVCKNWQD from the coding sequence ATGTCGACTCAAAAAGTAAAGGATTATTTAAAGCTATTTCATATGGAAGAACGTCTGCATGAATTTTCTGTTTCGAGCGCAACAGTGGAACTGGCCGCGCAGGTGCTGAATGTTGAAGAGGCGCGCATCGCGAAGTCCATCTCTTTTCACAACGATGACGACGGCTGTCTGATTATTGTCGCTGCGGGGGATGCCAAGGTGGATAATTCAAAATTCAAGGCTGAGTTCAAAACGAAAGCAAAAATGCTCGCCTTAGATGAGGTGGAACAGCTGACCGGGTATCAGGTCGGCGGCGTCTGCCCGTTTGGAAATCCGCCCTGTGCAAAGGTTTACTGTGATCTTTCACTGAAGCGGTTTTCAAAAGTCTTTCCTGCCGGCGGCAGCGCCAGTTCGTGTGTGGAACTGAACTGCGATGAGCTTTTTACGGTTTCGAAAAGCATAAAATGGGTGGATGTCTGTAAAAATTGGCAGGATTAA
- the trmB gene encoding tRNA (guanosine(46)-N7)-methyltransferase TrmB → MRMRNKAWAAPELDACNFFVRHPAQYIGKWHDVFQRRQPIHLELGCGKGLFIAGLAPENPQINYIGIDLKDSVLAPAKRNIEQAFQERGAEPANVVLMAQDIERILTVMNSDDIVERIYINFCNPWPKAKHQKRRLTYPRQLENYKQILAKGGEIHFKTDDDPLFDDSLVYFEENGFEILSLTYDLHAGGYPKGVLTEHEKMFIDKGVKIKALVARLAAI, encoded by the coding sequence ATGAGGATGCGCAATAAGGCTTGGGCTGCACCGGAATTAGATGCGTGTAATTTTTTTGTCCGCCATCCTGCACAGTACATAGGGAAGTGGCACGATGTTTTTCAGCGGAGGCAGCCGATCCACCTTGAGCTTGGGTGCGGCAAGGGACTGTTTATTGCAGGACTTGCGCCTGAAAATCCGCAGATTAATTATATTGGCATTGATTTGAAAGATTCCGTTCTTGCGCCGGCAAAACGCAATATTGAACAGGCGTTTCAGGAACGGGGGGCGGAACCCGCCAATGTGGTGCTGATGGCGCAGGATATCGAACGGATTTTGACGGTGATGAATTCCGACGATATTGTGGAAAGAATCTATATTAATTTCTGTAATCCTTGGCCGAAGGCCAAACATCAAAAGAGGCGGCTGACCTATCCGCGTCAGCTTGAAAATTACAAACAAATACTGGCAAAGGGCGGAGAAATCCATTTTAAAACAGATGATGATCCGCTTTTTGACGATTCACTTGTGTACTTTGAAGAAAACGGATTTGAAATCCTGTCTTTAACGTATGACCTGCATGCCGGCGGCTACCCAAAAGGTGTGCTGACGGAACATGAAAAAATGTTTATTGATAAGGGAGTCAAAATAAAAGCGCTTGTCGCAAGGCTGGCGGCAATTTAG
- a CDS encoding ATP-binding cassette domain-containing protein, which translates to MGEAIIEIQSLGKTFQTKDSEVRALNNINLTIEKGDIFGIIGMSGAGKSTLVRCINMLEKPSEGTVLFDGRDLSSLSNAELREVRHSMGMIFQQFNLLMQRTAERNICFPLELAGADKASARKRAKELLELVGLSDKAQSFPSQLSGGQKQRVAIARALATNPKVLLCDEATSALDPTTTTSILALLKDINRRMGITIVIITHQMSVIEEICNRVAIIDESQIAESGAVEDIFHKPQTAAAQKLVYPEGKHSDKVISKQCMRIVFDGNSSFEPVIANMVLDCKAPVNILYADTKNIDGKAFGQMVVQLPQDEALAQKMFSYVRARGLSAEEVSGYVG; encoded by the coding sequence TTGGGTGAAGCTATCATCGAAATTCAATCGCTGGGTAAGACTTTCCAGACAAAGGACTCTGAGGTGCGCGCTTTAAACAATATTAATCTGACGATTGAAAAGGGCGATATCTTTGGCATTATCGGGATGAGCGGAGCCGGAAAAAGCACACTTGTGCGATGTATCAACATGCTGGAGAAACCGTCGGAAGGAACCGTTCTGTTCGACGGGCGCGACTTATCCAGCCTTTCGAACGCGGAGCTGCGTGAGGTCCGGCATTCCATGGGAATGATTTTCCAGCAGTTTAATCTTTTGATGCAGCGTACGGCAGAGCGGAATATCTGCTTTCCGCTGGAACTGGCGGGTGCCGACAAAGCGTCTGCGCGAAAAAGGGCAAAGGAACTTTTGGAGCTTGTCGGTTTATCCGATAAAGCGCAGTCGTTTCCTTCGCAGCTATCAGGCGGGCAAAAACAGCGTGTTGCCATTGCCCGCGCGCTTGCAACCAATCCGAAGGTACTTTTATGCGACGAAGCCACCAGCGCGCTTGACCCAACCACTACCACCTCCATTCTGGCGCTGCTCAAGGACATCAACCGCCGCATGGGCATTACCATTGTAATTATTACGCACCAGATGAGCGTGATTGAAGAGATCTGCAACCGCGTCGCCATTATTGATGAAAGTCAGATCGCCGAATCAGGCGCAGTGGAGGACATTTTCCACAAACCGCAGACGGCAGCGGCACAAAAACTGGTTTATCCCGAAGGCAAACATTCCGATAAAGTAATCAGCAAGCAATGTATGCGCATTGTGTTTGACGGTAATTCTTCTTTTGAGCCTGTCATAGCGAATATGGTGCTCGATTGCAAGGCGCCCGTTAACATCCTTTACGCAGACACCAAAAATATAGACGGCAAGGCATTTGGCCAAATGGTGGTTCAGCTGCCGCAGGACGAGGCTCTCGCGCAGAAGATGTTTTCCTATGTGCGCGCAAGGGGATTGTCCGCTGAGGAGGTGAGCGGTTATGTGGGATGA
- a CDS encoding methionine ABC transporter permease, protein MWDETTLSMLVQGIGETLYMTLVSTLFAYMIGLPVGILLYTSAKDGVRPLAALYKVLDVIVNVTRSIPFLILLIAIIPFTRLVVGTSIGSTATIVPLTLSAAPFIARLVESSLKEVDIGVIEAAQSMGASDFQIIWKVLLPESRPSLIVGCAIAVTTILGYSAMAGIVGGGGLGTIAINYGLYRWQGDMMLAATVLLVVIVQILQGIGMKAAGLSDKRK, encoded by the coding sequence ATGTGGGATGAAACGACGCTGAGCATGTTGGTGCAGGGCATCGGTGAAACCCTGTATATGACGCTGGTTTCCACACTGTTCGCTTATATGATCGGTTTGCCCGTGGGTATCCTGCTGTACACCAGCGCAAAGGACGGGGTCCGCCCGCTCGCCGCGCTGTATAAAGTTTTAGACGTGATTGTCAATGTGACCCGTTCCATTCCTTTTCTGATTCTGCTGATCGCCATCATTCCGTTTACAAGGCTGGTCGTCGGCACTTCTATCGGTTCAACCGCGACAATCGTCCCACTGACGTTATCAGCGGCTCCTTTTATTGCAAGGCTTGTCGAGTCTTCGCTTAAAGAGGTTGACATCGGGGTGATTGAAGCCGCGCAGTCCATGGGTGCGTCTGATTTTCAGATCATATGGAAGGTTTTGCTTCCGGAGTCAAGACCGTCCCTGATAGTCGGCTGCGCCATTGCGGTTACCACGATTCTGGGATACTCCGCCATGGCGGGCATCGTCGGCGGCGGCGGACTTGGCACCATTGCAATCAATTACGGTCTCTATCGCTGGCAGGGCGACATGATGCTTGCCGCCACGGTTCTTCTGGTCGTGATCGTTCAGATTCTGCAGGGAATCGGGATGAAAGCCGCAGGACTGAGCGACAAACGAAAATGA
- a CDS encoding MetQ/NlpA family ABC transporter substrate-binding protein, translating to MKKLLSAILIAALSVSVFAGCANSDAASSAAGSAAASTAAAEKKIVIGASPTPHEVILKEAAKLLKAKGYDLVIKEFSDYVLPNTALNSKELDANYFQHQPYLDEFNKQNGTKIVSAGSIHYEPFGIYAGKTKALADLKDGATIAVPNDTSNEARALLLLQTQGLIKLKDSVGITATQKDITENKKNLKFTEIEAAQLVRALPDVDLAVINGNYALEGNLKVSDALAVEAADSLAATTYANIIAVRAGDENREDIKALVEVLKSNEIKTFITNTFNGAVVPVK from the coding sequence GTGAAAAAATTATTATCTGCAATATTAATTGCAGCACTTTCCGTTTCCGTATTTGCCGGATGCGCAAATTCCGACGCCGCTTCTTCGGCAGCGGGTTCCGCAGCCGCAAGCACGGCTGCCGCAGAAAAGAAAATTGTAATCGGCGCTTCTCCGACACCGCACGAGGTCATTTTAAAGGAAGCAGCAAAGCTGCTGAAGGCAAAAGGCTATGATCTTGTAATAAAGGAATTTTCAGATTATGTTCTGCCCAACACCGCGCTGAACAGCAAAGAGCTGGATGCAAACTACTTCCAGCATCAGCCGTACCTTGATGAATTCAACAAACAAAATGGTACCAAGATTGTTTCCGCGGGTTCCATTCACTATGAGCCGTTTGGCATTTACGCCGGAAAAACCAAGGCTCTTGCCGATTTAAAGGACGGCGCTACCATCGCGGTTCCTAACGACACTTCCAATGAAGCAAGAGCACTGCTTCTGCTGCAGACGCAGGGACTCATCAAGCTGAAGGACAGCGTCGGTATTACCGCAACACAGAAGGACATTACGGAAAACAAGAAAAATCTAAAGTTTACGGAAATTGAGGCAGCTCAGCTGGTTCGTGCCCTGCCCGACGTGGACCTTGCCGTTATCAACGGTAACTATGCGCTTGAAGGCAATCTTAAGGTTTCGGATGCACTTGCGGTCGAAGCGGCAGATTCTCTTGCAGCAACCACATATGCCAATATTATTGCTGTCCGCGCGGGCGATGAAAACCGCGAAGATATTAAAGCACTTGTTGAAGTGCTCAAAAGCAATGAAATAAAAACATTTATTACCAATACTTTTAACGGGGCTGTTGTTCCGGTGAAATAA
- a CDS encoding CorA family divalent cation transporter → MKCYKITSETLEEAETPFEPDTVCVCTPDELIHSHFNAAPHTFDECVSPGPAKLEAYDGYDFILLNIVNENERYLTQRIGLYIMPKAIVFVGGRENRAVQDVLDAFAAGKTANLNITRILYAFFNNLTINDSEELEALEDEISDIEERVMKGATEDYIKDIVAMRKKLMFYKKYYEQLLDVAESIEENSNGILTPSAVRYFKMFTARVERLNRNILNLRDYITQVREAYQSQVDIGLNAIMKLFTVITAVFLPLTLLVGWYGMNFKYMPELQWQYGYVFVACLSVAIVVVCFIFFKKKKML, encoded by the coding sequence ATGAAGTGCTATAAAATTACCAGCGAAACACTTGAGGAAGCAGAAACGCCGTTTGAACCGGATACGGTGTGCGTTTGCACGCCGGATGAGTTAATCCACAGTCATTTTAATGCGGCGCCGCACACATTTGATGAGTGCGTGAGCCCCGGACCGGCTAAATTGGAGGCGTATGACGGATATGATTTTATTTTACTGAATATCGTAAATGAAAATGAACGGTACCTTACCCAGCGAATCGGGCTTTATATTATGCCGAAGGCGATTGTTTTTGTAGGCGGAAGAGAAAACAGAGCGGTACAGGATGTACTTGACGCTTTTGCGGCGGGCAAAACTGCAAATTTGAATATCACGCGTATCCTCTATGCATTCTTTAATAATCTGACTATTAACGATTCTGAAGAACTGGAAGCACTTGAGGATGAAATCTCTGACATTGAAGAGCGTGTGATGAAGGGAGCTACCGAAGATTATATCAAGGACATTGTAGCAATGCGGAAAAAGCTGATGTTTTATAAAAAATATTATGAACAGCTGCTCGATGTCGCGGAGAGTATCGAGGAAAATTCAAACGGAATTTTAACTCCCAGTGCGGTGCGCTATTTTAAAATGTTTACGGCCCGTGTGGAACGTCTGAACCGCAACATTCTCAATCTTCGAGACTACATCACGCAGGTGCGTGAAGCCTATCAGTCACAGGTGGATATCGGGCTGAACGCCATCATGAAGCTGTTTACCGTTATTACCGCCGTCTTTCTTCCGCTGACGCTGCTGGTCGGCTGGTATGGTATGAATTTCAAATATATGCCGGAACTGCAGTGGCAATACGGATACGTTTTCGTCGCTTGCCTTTCGGTTGCAATTGTAGTGGTTTGTTTTATTTTCTTCAAAAAGAAAAAGATGTTGTAG